One window of Thermacetogenium phaeum DSM 12270 genomic DNA carries:
- a CDS encoding ferritin family protein, with translation MADKYAVRNIRLCTKDCLCLYVCPTGATDTENSIIDVDKCIGCGDCADACPSGAISMVPKEYPKQQNKTQPVIDALKALTRSKSEQENIVAGLPGKLAVAIEKSNHIMAEDIIREAGYMLPQSENAQEFLQSLLGEKQPEGFPKETVKKLLEAFNKSEEDKNMSENKTLKNLMAAFTGEAEANRKYTAYAKKAEKDGNLNAAKLFRAAADAETIHALKHFEVAGKIGSTADNLKDGINGETYEYKEMYPPFVKQAEAEGNKAAAMSFTFAMKAEEVHAGLYKDALENLDNTEEVFYYLCPVCGNIEKFQPEKCSICGVPGDKFIKY, from the coding sequence CGGGGCGACCGATACAGAAAACAGTATAATTGATGTTGATAAGTGCATCGGCTGCGGCGATTGTGCGGATGCCTGCCCATCCGGAGCAATTTCAATGGTACCGAAAGAGTATCCGAAGCAGCAAAATAAAACCCAGCCTGTTATCGATGCGCTGAAAGCGTTGACGCGCAGCAAGTCGGAACAGGAGAATATAGTCGCGGGACTTCCCGGGAAACTGGCTGTCGCCATCGAAAAATCTAATCATATTATGGCGGAGGATATTATCCGTGAAGCGGGATATATGCTGCCACAAAGCGAGAACGCTCAGGAATTCTTACAATCACTTCTGGGAGAAAAACAGCCGGAAGGTTTCCCAAAAGAAACTGTTAAAAAATTATTAGAAGCTTTTAATAAAAGCGAGGAGGACAAAAACATGAGTGAAAATAAGACACTTAAAAATTTGATGGCTGCATTTACTGGAGAAGCCGAAGCAAACAGAAAGTATACAGCCTATGCCAAGAAAGCCGAAAAAGACGGAAATCTCAATGCAGCGAAATTGTTTAGAGCTGCAGCTGACGCCGAAACCATTCACGCACTAAAGCATTTTGAAGTGGCCGGAAAAATTGGTTCAACGGCAGATAACTTGAAGGATGGGATTAACGGCGAAACCTATGAATATAAAGAAATGTATCCTCCTTTCGTAAAACAAGCAGAAGCTGAAGGTAATAAGGCTGCCGCTATGTCATTTACATTTGCTATGAAAGCGGAAGAGGTTCATGCCGGTCTTTACAAGGATGCACTGGAGAACCTTGATAATACAGAAGAAGTCTTTTATTATCTTTGCCCTGTCTGTGGAAATATCGAGAAGTTTCAGCCTGAAAAATGCAGTATTTGTGGCGTTCCGGGGGATAAATTTATTAAGTATTAA
- a CDS encoding DDE-type integrase/transposase/recombinase: protein MGITYSSVSKYWNMSEEDYVREAEKERYHMDNYRQYILEHLKICPQMRDTNIYLKLVEAFPDLQVKRATFYRYMKALREQHGYPHASKRKTSPREISPPGYEAQADFGQYKLKDMYGRIVRIYFFCMVLSYSRMKFVYFSPDPFTTKTAIKAHNYAFQYFGGSTQTILYDLDRVYVVSENLGNIIFVPTFEEYVKRIGYNVLLCRPRDPQSKGKVEEVIGYIKQSFFEGRIYTGIDCLNSAALAWLDREGNGRIHTVARKVPREMFMEEQKYLFHVKPYSEVSSTVASFDKDGVVSYKGNRYQINTGMMDAHKRIRIEDDGEMLLFYDAETNDLLAKYPVTEDTGQLFKPEENYSRDRVSLTIIKQYFAEYEIAQEFIRRMEQQQPKYFNTHCIRLYRMTKFYTIGQLLDGIEYCIDTERCSAYELLAYLMYQYGEHIAKKFLPNQQYFNHLARSKEIRREIDG from the coding sequence CTGGGGATTACCTATTCTTCTGTCAGCAAATACTGGAATATGAGCGAAGAAGATTATGTAAGGGAAGCTGAAAAGGAAAGGTACCACATGGATAACTACCGCCAGTACATACTGGAACATTTGAAAATTTGTCCACAAATGAGGGATACAAACATCTATCTCAAATTGGTGGAGGCCTTCCCTGATCTACAAGTTAAACGAGCTACATTCTACCGCTATATGAAAGCCTTAAGGGAACAGCACGGTTATCCGCATGCCAGTAAACGTAAAACCTCACCCCGTGAAATTTCTCCACCGGGATATGAAGCGCAGGCGGATTTTGGTCAATACAAACTTAAGGACATGTACGGGCGAATTGTACGAATATATTTCTTCTGCATGGTTCTGAGTTATAGCAGAATGAAATTTGTTTATTTTTCACCGGATCCCTTTACAACCAAAACAGCCATTAAAGCTCATAACTATGCATTCCAATATTTTGGAGGAAGTACACAGACTATTCTTTATGACCTTGACCGTGTCTATGTAGTCAGTGAAAATCTGGGGAATATCATATTCGTACCCACATTTGAAGAATATGTTAAGCGTATAGGTTACAATGTTTTGCTATGTAGACCAAGAGATCCTCAAAGTAAAGGCAAGGTTGAAGAGGTGATTGGATACATAAAGCAAAGTTTTTTTGAGGGCAGGATATACACCGGAATTGATTGCCTTAACAGTGCTGCCCTTGCATGGTTAGATAGGGAAGGCAACGGGCGAATACATACTGTGGCCAGAAAAGTACCGCGTGAAATGTTCATGGAAGAGCAAAAATACCTGTTCCATGTCAAACCTTATTCCGAAGTATCAAGCACTGTTGCCTCCTTTGATAAGGATGGAGTGGTAAGTTATAAAGGCAACCGTTATCAGATTAATACAGGTATGATGGATGCTCATAAACGCATTCGCATCGAAGATGATGGTGAAATGCTTTTGTTCTATGATGCTGAAACAAATGATTTATTGGCTAAATATCCAGTCACAGAAGATACCGGGCAGTTGTTCAAACCAGAAGAAAATTACAGCAGAGACAGGGTTTCTTTAACCATCATAAAACAATATTTTGCAGAATACGAAATAGCTCAGGAATTCATTCGCCGGATGGAGCAGCAACAGCCGAAATATTTTAATACACATTGCATTCGATTATACCGGATGACAAAGTTTTATACAATTGGACAATTGCTTGATGGAATAGAATACTGCATTGATACTGAACGCTGCAGTGCCTATGAGCTTTTGGCTTATCTCATGTATCAGTACGGAGAGCATATAGCTAAGAAGTTTTTGCCGAATCAGCAGTATTTTAACCATTTGGCGAGGAGTAAAGAAATAAGGAGGGAAATCGATGGCTGA
- a CDS encoding ATP-binding protein, which translates to MADITEIRELAQKLNLWNIARGYIDLNDEKLSNLDYLKMVLEKELEIRARQKHTRLRKASKLPNKAFDVSNSNKGLKWQIKQLSNLTWLKEEQNLILLGKCGTGKTGLAAQLGETAISNGHKTYYAPFLFSPLTRLDS; encoded by the coding sequence ATGGCTGATATAACAGAAATCCGTGAATTGGCCCAAAAGCTCAACCTTTGGAATATCGCAAGAGGATACATTGATTTGAACGATGAGAAACTATCAAACCTTGACTATCTTAAGATGGTGTTAGAAAAAGAATTGGAGATTAGGGCCAGACAAAAACACACCAGGCTGAGGAAGGCAAGTAAGCTTCCAAACAAAGCATTTGACGTATCGAACTCAAACAAGGGCTTAAAATGGCAGATTAAACAGTTATCCAACCTGACATGGCTTAAGGAAGAGCAAAATTTAATCCTGCTGGGAAAATGCGGGACGGGTAAGACCGGTCTTGCAGCGCAGCTTGGAGAAACTGCAATCAGCAATGGACATAAAACCTATTATGCGCCTTTTCTATTTAGCCCCCTAACGAGATTGGACAGTTAG
- a CDS encoding DDE-type integrase/transposase/recombinase, protein MGYKVSLVLRIIGISRSTYYANLKRQPKPRIFAGGRPKSHYTFTSDNKVVSNEQVKEWLCELITAEGFAYGYLKLTHCLRRKFHLIINKKKVYRLCKELDILRPQRKIKRKHPRRLARNRVITASNQLWEADLKYGYIAGEDRFFFIMPIIDVFDRCIVAYHIGLSCEAKDAVITFKNALFKRQLYTAEQKPIFRSDNGPQFISNLFEGRAWNLASSTKGFPLKHPI, encoded by the coding sequence TTGGGATATAAAGTCTCCCTGGTTTTGCGGATTATCGGGATCAGCCGTTCCACGTATTACGCTAATTTAAAGCGCCAACCCAAACCCAGGATCTTTGCCGGCGGCCGGCCTAAATCCCATTATACCTTCACCAGCGATAACAAGGTGGTGAGCAACGAACAGGTCAAAGAATGGTTGTGCGAATTAATTACCGCCGAAGGGTTTGCCTATGGATACTTAAAATTAACCCACTGCCTGCGCCGGAAGTTTCACCTGATCATTAACAAGAAAAAGGTGTACCGGCTTTGCAAGGAACTGGATATCTTAAGGCCGCAGCGGAAAATAAAGCGCAAACATCCCCGCCGGCTGGCCAGGAACCGGGTCATTACGGCTTCCAACCAGCTCTGGGAAGCCGATCTTAAATACGGCTACATTGCCGGGGAAGACAGATTCTTTTTCATTATGCCGATTATTGACGTTTTTGACCGTTGCATTGTAGCTTACCATATCGGTTTGTCCTGTGAAGCGAAGGATGCTGTAATCACCTTTAAAAACGCTCTTTTTAAACGGCAATTATACACAGCTGAACAAAAACCAATCTTCAGATCCGATAACGGGCCGCAGTTTATCAGCAACCTTTTCGAGGGACGTGCCTGGAACTTGGCATCGAGCACGAAAGGATTCCCTTTAAAACACCCAATTTAA
- a CDS encoding integrase core domain-containing protein translates to MELGIEHERIPFKTPNLNAHIESFNAILEEECLSRHEFASYAEAYATVVDFIRFYNETRIHSATKYLPPLECYQLLKNNQVELKPVKV, encoded by the coding sequence CTGGAACTTGGCATCGAGCACGAAAGGATTCCCTTTAAAACACCCAATTTAAACGCTCATATCGAGTCATTTAACGCTATCTTGGAGGAGGAATGCCTATCGCGTCATGAGTTTGCCAGCTATGCCGAAGCGTATGCAACGGTTGTCGACTTTATCCGCTTTTACAACGAAACCCGGATTCATTCAGCAACTAAATACTTACCACCGCTGGAATGCTATCAACTGCTGAAAAACAACCAGGTAGAGTTAAAACCAGTAAAAGTTTAA
- the istA gene encoding IS21 family transposase, whose product MSIEVEIYERIRYLHEHEGMGQRAIAKALGISRNTVKKYYDGSHVPWERQGISGRKPYVITEDVIAFIKECLAQDETENIKKQRHTAKRIYDRLVDEKGFTGGESTIREVVAQLRETKTDAFIPLAYDPGEAIQIDWGEAKIYLAGKKITVNIFCMRECYSADIYCAAFYRQNEESFLEAQISGFEYFGGVSKRVIFDNAKVAVKEGFGAHAKVQDKYKALSAHYAFQCEFCNVAAGHEKGLVEGLVGWVRRNIFVPIPRVNSIQELNNELMNRCLKYRNHKIKGKPSTVGEMAAVSRAHMTQLPRYKFDSSKTITVRADSFSTVRFDHNNYSIPCQYAGKEVSIKGFGNEVAMFYRNTEIARYTRCYERNKTMYRLEHYIDLIEKRPRSVFNAKPVKDSISAELIEIGRKLSGPQEMVKLIRLLVDYGEEKLIAAISHVQSPEISVEQIQAYLMPNFTPAKIQPDIDIKVARPQFDKYDSLMKGDAVV is encoded by the coding sequence GTGTCAATAGAAGTGGAAATTTATGAAAGAATCCGATATCTCCATGAGCATGAAGGAATGGGTCAAAGGGCAATCGCCAAAGCCCTTGGGATATCACGCAACACAGTAAAGAAATACTATGATGGATCGCATGTGCCATGGGAAAGGCAAGGGATAAGTGGCCGAAAACCCTATGTAATAACTGAGGATGTAATAGCATTCATAAAAGAATGTCTTGCTCAGGATGAAACTGAGAATATTAAAAAACAAAGGCATACGGCCAAAAGAATTTACGATCGGTTGGTTGATGAAAAAGGTTTTACCGGCGGAGAATCAACGATCCGAGAGGTAGTGGCCCAGCTAAGAGAAACTAAAACAGATGCATTTATTCCATTGGCATATGATCCTGGTGAAGCCATTCAAATTGACTGGGGAGAAGCAAAGATATATCTTGCCGGCAAGAAAATAACAGTAAACATATTTTGCATGAGGGAATGCTATAGCGCTGATATTTATTGTGCCGCATTCTACCGCCAGAATGAAGAAAGCTTTTTGGAAGCTCAAATCTCCGGTTTCGAATACTTCGGGGGAGTCTCAAAGCGTGTCATTTTTGATAACGCCAAGGTTGCAGTCAAAGAAGGCTTTGGAGCACACGCAAAGGTTCAGGATAAATACAAAGCATTGTCTGCCCACTATGCTTTCCAATGTGAGTTTTGTAACGTTGCGGCTGGTCATGAAAAAGGCCTGGTCGAGGGCCTGGTAGGCTGGGTCAGACGAAATATCTTCGTTCCGATTCCCAGAGTAAACTCCATACAAGAGCTTAACAACGAGTTGATGAACAGATGCCTTAAATACCGCAACCACAAGATAAAGGGCAAGCCGTCAACTGTCGGCGAAATGGCAGCGGTCTCAAGGGCGCATATGACACAACTGCCACGCTATAAATTCGATTCAAGCAAAACCATAACAGTAAGGGCTGACAGTTTCTCAACTGTCAGATTTGACCACAACAACTATTCAATCCCTTGTCAGTATGCCGGCAAGGAGGTCAGTATCAAGGGTTTCGGCAACGAAGTTGCAATGTTTTACCGAAATACGGAGATAGCACGATATACTCGCTGCTATGAAAGAAACAAAACCATGTATCGTCTCGAACATTACATTGATCTCATAGAGAAACGTCCAAGGAGTGTATTTAACGCCAAACCCGTCAAGGACAGTATATCCGCTGAACTCATTGAAATTGGCAGAAAATTATCCGGTCCGCAAGAGATGGTGAAGCTCATACGCCTTTTAGTTGACTATGGTGAAGAGAAACTGATAGCCGCCATAAGCCATGTACAGAGCCCTGAAATATCTGTAGAACAGATACAGGCCTATCTAATGCCCAACTTCACCCCTGCAAAGATTCAGCCTGATATTGATATTAAAGTAGCTCGGCCGCAGTTTGATAAATATGACTCTCTTATGAAAGGAGATGCTGTGGTATGA
- the istB gene encoding IS21-like element helper ATPase IstB yields MSEINPVKETIRLYAKQLRTPTFSRYENVIRQLAPSDGYDQFLCQLMKQELNQRQETSQRRRIKKAGFPITKSLDEFEFSRLEHVSEAFVRELSSCDFINNRQNVVMIGNPGSGKTHLAIGLGMKACYAGFNVKFYTAVNLANELAEAIEFRRLSKLEKSLAKIDLLIIDELSYLTFNRHQSEMLFQVISDRSERASVIITTNLEFSRWTELFENEIMVAALIDRVTFRSFILNMNVQESYRLEQTISKMKQGQ; encoded by the coding sequence ATGAGCGAGATAAACCCTGTAAAAGAGACCATCAGGCTATATGCCAAACAGCTTAGAACTCCTACTTTTTCAAGGTACGAGAATGTCATAAGGCAGTTAGCCCCCAGTGACGGTTATGATCAGTTCTTGTGTCAGTTGATGAAACAGGAACTTAACCAACGCCAGGAAACAAGTCAAAGGCGAAGGATAAAAAAAGCCGGTTTTCCAATCACAAAATCTTTGGATGAGTTTGAATTCAGCAGGCTTGAGCATGTATCTGAAGCCTTTGTAAGGGAACTATCATCTTGTGACTTCATAAACAACCGACAAAATGTCGTAATGATCGGCAATCCGGGCTCAGGGAAAACACATTTGGCTATAGGCTTAGGTATGAAAGCCTGTTATGCCGGGTTCAATGTCAAATTTTACACTGCGGTTAACCTCGCCAACGAACTTGCAGAAGCTATTGAATTCCGCCGGCTCTCCAAGCTGGAAAAGAGTCTTGCTAAGATTGATCTGCTGATCATTGATGAACTAAGTTATCTTACCTTTAACCGCCATCAATCTGAAATGCTGTTTCAGGTTATATCAGACCGCTCAGAAAGAGCCAGTGTGATTATTACCACAAACCTTGAGTTTTCTCGCTGGACTGAGCTGTTCGAAAATGAAATTATGGTTGCAGCTTTAATCGACAGAGTCACCTTTCGATCTTTCATACTGAATATGAATGTTCAAGAATCTTATCGTCTTGAGCAGACGATATCCAAAATGAAACAAGGACAATGA
- a CDS encoding serine integrase family protein, producing MSHTPFGYRIENGKAVIDKEAAEQIKTLFQSYLSGDSLVTAAKKAGIKAFHSGIGRMLRNTRYLGDEFYPPIIDQDTFNTAEAERIMRAERLGRTKKFKQEKEVVYPTTFRMKEGTEEFDDPFGQAEYAYSLIETDVENYGSQ from the coding sequence ATGAGTCATACACCATTTGGCTACCGTATTGAAAACGGAAAAGCCGTAATTGATAAAGAGGCTGCAGAGCAGATAAAAACATTGTTCCAATCTTACCTGAGCGGCGATTCCTTGGTGACAGCAGCTAAGAAAGCAGGTATTAAAGCTTTCCATTCCGGTATCGGCAGAATGCTACGAAATACCCGATACCTCGGTGATGAGTTTTATCCGCCGATTATTGATCAGGACACTTTCAACACTGCCGAGGCGGAACGAATTATGCGGGCGGAAAGACTCGGTCGTACCAAAAAGTTTAAACAAGAAAAAGAGGTCGTCTATCCTACCACCTTTCGCATGAAAGAGGGAACAGAAGAATTCGACGACCCATTCGGACAGGCGGAATACGCCTACAGTTTAATTGAAACGGATGTGGAAAATTATGGCAGTCAGTAA
- a CDS encoding recombinase family protein, with protein sequence MAVSKNVTVIPARKHTRKSKDEEKPKLRVAAYCRVSTDSEEQATSYDTQIEHYTAYIQGHPDWMLAGIFADDGISGTNTKKREEFNRMIDECMAGNIDMIITKSISRFARNTLDCLKYIRQLKDKNIPVYFEKENINTMDSKGEVMITIMASLAQQESQSLSQNVKLGLQYRYQQGEIQINCARFLGYTKDENKHLVIVPEEAEIVKRIYREYLEGASMLKIARGLEADGILNGAGNERWHTSNINHILRNEKYIGDALLQKTYTVDFLTKKRVKNNGIVPQYYVENSHEAIIPREIFMQVQEELIRRRIVHTSPNGKTRTFSSNHVFAQIVICGKCGEVFRRVHWNNRGKKSIVWRCVSRLENTGLFCDARTVLESTIEQVLVTAINQTLCDKDSFLTTLRDNIATVINRESDKALADIDKRLEELQTELLKLATSNADYDKVGDEIHRLRDQKQKLLLENANRDELKKRMADMSTFLKKQSTALAEYDEKLVRRLIEKVSIHEDKFTVEFKSGLTVDVNE encoded by the coding sequence ATGGCAGTCAGTAAAAATGTCACAGTTATTCCGGCCAGGAAGCATACTCGCAAGAGCAAGGACGAGGAAAAACCGAAACTACGCGTTGCTGCTTACTGCCGTGTTTCCACAGACAGCGAGGAGCAGGCTACCAGCTATGACACACAGATTGAGCATTACACTGCCTACATACAAGGGCACCCCGACTGGATGCTGGCAGGAATATTTGCTGATGACGGCATTTCCGGTACCAATACTAAGAAGCGTGAAGAATTCAACCGCATGATTGACGAGTGTATGGCCGGTAATATCGATATGATCATCACAAAGTCCATTAGCCGCTTTGCCCGAAACACACTGGATTGTTTGAAATATATCCGTCAACTTAAGGACAAGAACATTCCGGTCTATTTTGAGAAAGAAAACATAAACACCATGGATTCCAAAGGTGAGGTAATGATTACGATCATGGCCTCTCTCGCCCAACAGGAAAGTCAGTCCTTAAGCCAGAATGTTAAGCTAGGCTTGCAATACCGATATCAACAAGGTGAAATCCAAATCAACTGCGCCCGGTTTCTCGGTTATACCAAGGATGAAAACAAACATCTAGTGATTGTTCCCGAGGAAGCTGAAATTGTAAAACGCATCTACCGAGAATACCTTGAAGGCGCTAGTATGCTAAAGATAGCCCGTGGATTAGAAGCTGATGGAATTTTAAACGGAGCAGGCAATGAAAGATGGCATACCAGCAATATAAACCACATCCTGCGGAACGAAAAATATATTGGGGATGCCCTTTTGCAGAAAACTTATACCGTTGACTTTCTAACAAAGAAACGCGTTAAGAACAACGGCATTGTTCCTCAATACTATGTAGAAAATAGCCATGAAGCCATTATCCCGCGTGAAATTTTCATGCAGGTGCAGGAAGAGCTTATCCGCCGCCGTATTGTACACACAAGCCCGAACGGAAAGACCAGAACCTTTAGCAGCAACCACGTCTTCGCTCAGATAGTCATTTGCGGCAAATGTGGCGAGGTTTTTCGCAGGGTGCATTGGAATAACCGCGGGAAGAAATCCATCGTCTGGCGCTGTGTCAGTCGATTAGAAAATACAGGCTTGTTCTGCGATGCCCGCACGGTATTGGAGAGCACCATCGAGCAAGTGCTGGTCACCGCTATTAATCAGACGCTCTGTGACAAGGACTCTTTCCTCACTACGCTACGGGACAACATCGCCACTGTCATAAATAGAGAAAGCGACAAGGCCTTAGCGGATATCGATAAGCGGCTTGAGGAACTGCAAACGGAACTGCTGAAGCTTGCCACCTCCAATGCCGATTATGATAAAGTCGGTGATGAGATTCACCGCCTTCGTGACCAAAAGCAGAAGCTGCTTCTTGAAAACGCCAACCGTGATGAACTTAAAAAGCGTATGGCTGATATGAGCACATTCCTAAAAAAGCAATCCACCGCCCTCGCCGAATATGACGAGAAGCTTGTCCGACGGCTTATTGAAAAGGTCAGCATCCACGAGGATAAATTCACTGTGGAATTTAAGTCCGGCTTAACGGTGGATGTGAATGAATAG
- a CDS encoding ATP-binding protein, producing the protein MAEKKATNPKAEAIFSYMQECDLIIIDDVFYVEPTRAELQVFYRAVTFLNETRSIIFITNRELSAWIDAAEDKHLCQTLLDRITANCQIVHLTDK; encoded by the coding sequence GTGGCAGAAAAGAAAGCCACAAATCCAAAAGCAGAAGCGATCTTTTCTTATATGCAGGAATGTGACTTAATTATTATTGATGATGTCTTTTATGTGGAACCAACCAGGGCAGAACTGCAGGTTTTCTACCGGGCAGTTACCTTTCTTAATGAAACCAGAAGCATTATTTTTATAACCAATCGTGAACTGTCAGCATGGATAGATGCAGCCGAAGACAAGCACCTTTGCCAGACTTTATTGGACAGGATAACGGCCAATTGTCAAATTGTTCATTTGACTGACAAGTAA
- a CDS encoding transposase has protein sequence MNRKQYSPEMKMQIVKETLETGNASIVARRHDIAPSLVARWARCYKRYGTFYPQKEVPGTNGSCIPPDYKKITKENEQLKKLLGEKDLEIAILRDLLKKRTYPSR, from the coding sequence TTGAACAGAAAACAATATTCACCAGAGATGAAAATGCAGATCGTGAAAGAAACCCTGGAAACGGGCAATGCCTCGATCGTGGCCAGAAGACATGATATTGCACCCAGCCTGGTCGCCCGCTGGGCAAGGTGCTATAAAAGATACGGCACATTTTACCCGCAAAAGGAGGTACCAGGAACAAACGGCTCCTGTATTCCTCCTGATTACAAGAAGATAACAAAGGAGAATGAACAACTAAAGAAACTGCTGGGCGAAAAAGACCTGGAAATCGCCATTCTTCGTGATTTGTTAAAAAAACGAACCTACCCTTCCCGATAA